A window of Oncorhynchus masou masou isolate Uvic2021 chromosome 16, UVic_Omas_1.1, whole genome shotgun sequence genomic DNA:
tgcagttgtaaatgagaacttattctcaactggccgacctggttaaataaaggcgaaatacaaataaataaaacatgatcagtccaatcaaagctgctGTACATATAACTtcatttgatgtcattttatctgtggccaatgaccttgagttTTCTTGGATGgccacttctaatgtaactctatggcagcacccaagggactAGAATTTTCTAGCTCTAATTTTCTAGTTCTTGTGGGGCGGCATgcagcctagtgtttagagcgttgggacagaaactaaggttgctggatcgaatccccgagctgacaaggtaaaaaatatgtcgttctgcccttgaacaaggcagttaacccactgttccccggtaggccgtcattgtaaataagaatttgttcttcactgactttcctagttaaataaaggttgcatTACCATTAGACTTGGCagtgacatagtgtccccatgagtgacagaacactgagctaggctgaaacacctgcattttggagttgccttactcaagaaaacaaaaaagagacagtgtttgtatgcggctttattagtaacatgcccccccccccccccaaaaaaaatgtttttgtaaaaatgttggCCCCAAAACAGGTTTCCAGCGTTTCCACTGCACaagactaagatcaccatgccaagcgtcagctggagtccgacaaatctgggtttgacaaatgccaggagaacgctacctgcccaaatgcatagtgccaacggtaaagtttggtggaagaggaataatggtctggggctgtttttcatggttaggTTTAGGCCCGttacttccagtgaagggaaatcttaacgctgcagcatacaatgacattctatatgattctgtgcttccaactttgtggcaacagtttggggaaggccctttccagtttcagcatgacaaagcccCTGTGttcaaagcgaggtccatacagaaatggtttgtcgcaAATCGGTGTGGAAGATCTTGATTGGCTTGCACAGgtccctgaccttaaccccagtaaacacctttgggatgaattggtacGCCAACTGCTTATCGCCCAACACCAGTGCCActcctcactaatgctcttgatgctgaatggaagcaagtccctgcagcaatgtggaaatccttcccagaagagtggaggctgttatagcaatcTGCACACAAGGCCGTAAACACTTCCTTGTGTTTGAACGCTAACTGCAGTTTAAGAACagcggcagttagcctagtggttaatagtgttgggccaataaccgaaagttcgctggtttgaatccccaagctgacaaggtgaaaaatctgtctgtgcccgtgagcaaggtacttaaccctaGTTGCTCCTTTAAGTCAGTCTggttaagagcatctgctaaaatgtAAGAACGTTATATTTACATTCATCTGAGTTTTGTGTTTTTCTAGTTGGGATTCAGCCCTTAGTcttcacactaacacacattgcAGTTTAAACAGTGTCTTTTCTCTtctatatattatgtatggtataatatatagCATTTTGTGTACTGTATAGTATATTGTCCACCTGACTGTGGATCTATAGGAGGGAAGTTCCCCTTCAGCCCTCCAGCAATAGGCTGTTAGTTTGGCACAGTCATGTTATTATAGTACAGGACTGTGGAATCTATGTAACTCCAGCCATCTTCTAGacaggtcaacacacacacaaaggacttCTCGACGTGTGCCACCCCTTCCATTCAATACTTGTTTCTCAGAGTTCACTGGACAATATCTGTTGCTGTGTCTGTATTGGTCAGAAGACTTTAGTACAACATGCCACAGTATCCAGGACTGAGCTTCTCACTGAGCACAGGTGGCAGGTGGCACCTTCATTTGGGAGGATGGACTCAGTAATGGTTGGAACGGAATAaattgaatggtatcaaacatgtggtttccatgtgtttgataataTCCCATTCACtctattccagacattattatgagccgtcctcgcttcaccagcctcctgtgcctGTCAGGCTTATTGGTGGCATGGCCACATATGCAAATTTAAACATTATGCAAAAATATATCCACACACATTCAAAAATATGTGCACACACTGAAAATCCATTTCCAGACCGGTGAGTAAGGTTTACAGCACATTTCACTGTAAAAGTGTGGAGCATGTACGTCTGTGGTGATGTCATCAGATCAGACGAGCCATTATGGAGCCTGACCGTCATCAGGGGTGGTTGTCATGGCCATGCGGTGGTTTCTCAGGGCGACATGCGTGGGCGGAAGGTACGTGGGCGGATCATCATACTGACTTTCCTTAGAGAGTAGTAGTCCGAGTCCTTCCAGGAATACCACACGATTCCGTCTGGTCCGAGAGGGTTCTTCCCCTTGGGGGAATACCGGCCTCCCTGTGGGGTCACAAACACAGTCAGAGTCAGCGGTCAGGGTGGTAACAGGGAGGAATACCGGTGACCAGATACCTATAGGTCTGTAAATATCTGTCAAGCACTTTgcgacaactgctgatgtaaaaaggggattataaaaaacatttgattgtTTGATTGGTTATGAATATACTTTTGATTACCATTAGACACATACCTCTATCAAACATTCACATACCATTCACATTCTATCTGACAAGGTCATTtattgtgcagtgtgtgtgtgtctgtatggtgaGGTTGTTACTCTGTAGTAGACTCCGTTGAGGTTGGCGTAGAAGCACTGGTTGTACCACCAGCCTCCGTGGGATATCTCAGCACAGATGTTGCCGGTGTCGGGGGTGCTGAAGCCCTGCTTGTCATGGTACCAGCTGAATGAGTCCTCCGTCGTCCCACTGAACCCAGACACATGGAGACAGTACTGGCTGTCCTCCCCATCCACACTGTAtggagacacacacgcacacggacaAGCAGAAGTTAAAATGCCACCCAAAAGAGAATGTCTAGGTCATTCCAAATTCCATTAacagtgtgtgttttcattcaAATAAAAATTGAAAATCTGCAGAAAATTACGATTTTGAAATGTCCAACTTCTGCAAAAATGTTAACCCACTCAACCCCAAGGTTTTCACAAGTTTTCACCATTGTTGTTAACCCCtggttattttgttgctttggaCAAGTAATTTAActtatttaatgtgattagtgattaatTAACATTTGTCCCTCCGGTTTAAGGTCGACCCTGAAATGTGAACTGGACTCTCGTTTTAATATGGTAAAACTATTTCTTTGGAAAAAGGAACATTGAACattaatagtcaaatcatagtgtataAGCAGGTGAGATGTTTCTACTGTTTTATGGGGGTGTTTTTTGTTGGAAAACTGAGTACATTGAGTATaacatgtcaaccctgttactcattataggctagaaatgttttaacacGTTAAAATATTGTTGTGAAGCTTGCATTTAATTCCCCCTCCCTGTTCCatacaacaagcttccattccccctgtcacatgGGGAGTTACGGCTGAGAAAGATTCAATTGTCAACCCTTTTTCTGTCAACCCAGTCCCTTTTTACAGTCCGTTTTCTAGTAATTTGTCGTAATTTAACCTCTTGAAGTTGgaaatgtgtttgtttgtctctAACCCCCACCTGAAACTCTGGTAGAGGGCGTGTTTGTCTCTAAACCCCACCTGAAGCTCTCGTAGAGGGTGTGTTTGTCTCTAACCCCCACCTGAAGCTCTGTTAGAGGGCGTGTTTGTCTCTAACCCCCACCTGAAGCTCTGGTAGAGGGCGTGTTTGTGCTTGTTGCTCCAGTCCTCTAGGTCAATCCTGAGGCTATAGTCTCCCTGGCTGGTCAGGTCATGGATGTGGTCGTTACCCAGCCAGAACTCAGAATGCATATCACCAAACCCGTCCTTATACTCCCTCCAGCTCCGGTCAAAGGTCACAGAGCCATCCACACGCCGCTGGAGCATCGTCCAGCCACCacctgggagaaggagaggatacGTATACATTAAATatgacatacactaccggtcaaaagttttagaacacctacttattcaagagtttttttctttatttttactattttctacattgtcgaataatagtgaagacatcgaaactatgaaatgacacatatggaatcatgtaataaccaaaaaagtattaaccaaatcaaaatatattttatatttgagaatcttcaaatagccaccctttgccttggtgacagctttgtacactcttggcattggtAGTGTACAAGTTATGCAAACACACATTATGAGGATATGTTATTGACTGATCAAACTGGTTATTCAAACCACAAACCAACTCTGTTCATGTGTGACACTTGTGAGTGTATAtaaccctcaccctctgtctccatgtcACAGTAAACCTCGACAGGCATAACCCCCAGTGAAGGCACCACCGTGTACAGACCAGAGCGCCTCACACCGTTATAGTAGATAGACGCACAATCTATAGGACAGTTCCTCACATGCTGTACCTCTGGCGGACAGAGAAAACACAGTGTTTCATCAGTATTTGACACAAACTTAAAAATGCAGTATTTGAGCAGAGATGAACAGTGGGATATTGGACTCAGAGAATACTTTTAAAGAGGCTTGTCACCCCCTACTGTTAAATTGTAGACCTTGGCTCCAATGAATTGTAGATATGTTAAATATGTTAAATCTacacgtgtgtgtataaggtagtagttttggaattgttagttagattactcgttggttattactgcattgtcggaactagaagcacaagcatttcgctacacttgcattaacatctgctgaccatgtgtatgtgatcaataaaatTTGAGTCCAAAATAAGgcaataattatatatatatttcatatatatatgaatgatagtgtgtgtgtgtttatcaatAATGGGTGTCTATGTACCTGGATGCAGGGCCTCCTCTGAACTCATCTGAGGGCTGGTACCGACAATGTTGATCATACAGCCAGGGTTCCTCCGTACACTCTCTACCAGCCGAGACAGGTTATGGATCTGGGCCTAGAGAGACAGACGACTAGCTCTCAACATGTTTGAAAAATGTACTTAGATTATTACATTACTGGTACTATAagatgtgtactgtactgtgtacctGAAGGTCGTAGATGAGGGTCCCTTGTAAGTGCACTAGTGTGGTGGCCTCGGCATAGTGCGTCTCCAATTCATGGAATCGATGCTCCAAGGATGAGTTAATACGGGTCTTCTCCTCgctctgatatatatatatacacacacacacacacattaagacaaCAATGCATGGATATGTACACAGCAAAGAATAAACTCTACAGCTGGCCATTTCAAAATCTATGCAAGTAATGGAACAATGCTTGAAAGTGTTGATTGTTTGAGGATATATTCTGAATGATCTTTTGAAAAGCACATTGATTATATTCGAAAAACAACTATAAGCTTAGATTACTACACAGAtctaatattttttttacttcatCCATTAGAAAGATCTTAGTAACTCAACTGTTGCTTCCTATAATAGACTATGGTGACATCATCTATAAAAACACAACCACGACCTTACTTTATGAATGAGATGTAAGTGATATCAATCTTCGAAGATTGATTCCTGGATGCCATTATAAGGCACATCATTGCACAATGTGAGTCACTAAATGGTCTGTCACTGTCTAACAAAAGACAACTGCATTGGTACCAATTTCTTTCTAAATGTATCTATTTAAATCTCtctgtatcagtggaggctgcggaggaggacagctcataatgtctggaacggagtgaatggaatgataccattccacgtattccgctccagccactaTCACGAGCCCGTCTtccccaatgaaggtgccaccaacctcctgtgccctGTATATACTTACTTTACAAGACACACACTCCTTTCAAAAACAGTAGCAATCACAAATTCTAAGGGTATATCATGAGGTTGGAGTAAGATCTTTCAGATACAAAGGACCAACTTACTGAAGTAATTTACATACAGAAATCAGGACATTACAATCACACAAGGAATTTAAGAAAGGCCTTTTTAGAATGTTAAGAACAAACTGTGTTTTTAAGTAATAGAAACATCACCATGTGAATATGTTTGTAAATATGTATCTATGTATTATAGGTACTTGgatgtattagtagtgttagcagttgtttttattagttgtattgttagcagtagtttttattagttgttttagtagtgttagcagtagtttttattagttttattagtagtgttagcagtagtttttattagttgtattagtcgtGTTAGCAGTAGATTTAATTAGTTGTATTGGTAGTGTTAGCAGcagtttttattagttgtattagtagtgttagcagtagttgtattagtagtgttagcagtagtttttattagttgtattagtagtgttagcagcagtttttattagttgtattagtagtgttagcagtagttttcagtagttgtattagtcgtgttagcagtagtttttagtagttgtattagtagtgttagcagtagttgaattagtagtgttagcagtagtttttagtagttgtattagtagtgttagcagtagttttcagtagttgtattagtagtgttagcagtagttgtattagttgtattagtagtgttagcaatagtagtattagtagtgttagcagtagttttcAGTacttgtattagtagtgttagcagtagtttttagtagttgtagtagtagtgttagcagtagttgtattagttgtattagtagtgttagcagtagtttttagTAGTTGTATTattagtgttagcagtagttgtattagtagtgttagcagtagtttttatttgttgtattactagtgttagcagtagttgtattagttgtattagtcgtgttagcagtagttgtattagttgtattagtagtgttagcagtagttgtattagtagtgttagcagtagattttattagttgtattagtagtagttgtattagtagtgttagcagtagtttttagTAGTTGTATTattagtgttagcagtagttgtattagtagtgttagcagtagtttttatttgttgtattactagtgttagcagtagttgtattagttttattagtagtgttagcagtagttgtattagttttattagtagtgttagcagtagtttttattagttgtattagcagtagttgtattagtagtgttagcagtagttgtattagtactgttagcagtagttgtattagtagagttagcagtagttgtattagtagtgttagcagtagttgtagtgttTGCAGTAgatgtattagttgtattagtagtgtttgCAGTAgatgtattagttgtattagtagtgttagcagtagttgtatttgttgtattagttgtattagtagtgttagcagtagttgtattagtagtgttagcagtagtttttattagttgtattagtcgtgttagcagtagttgtattagtattgttagcagtagttgtattagtagtgttagcagtagttgtattagtagtgtaagcagtagttgtattagtagtgtaagcagtagttgtattagtagtgtaagcagtagttgtattagtagagTTGTATTAGTAgagttagcagtagttgtattagttgtattagtagtgttagcagtagttgtattagtagtgttagcagtaatTGTAGTGTTTGCAGTAgatgtattagttgtattagtagtgttagcagtagttgtattagtagtgttagcagtagtttttatttgttgtattagtagtgttagcagtagttgtattagtcgtgttagcagtagttgtattagtataGTTAGCAGTAGATTTTAtttgttgtattagtagtgttagcagtagttgtattagttgtattagtagtgttagcagtagttgtattagtagtgttagcagtagttgtattagttgtattagtagtgttagcagtagtgttagcagtagtttttagtagttgtagtagtagtgttagcagtagttgtattagttgtattagtagtgttagcagtagttgtattagttgtattagtcgtgttagcagtagttgtattagttgtattagtagtgttagcagtcgttgtattagtagtgttagcagtagatTTTAttcgttgtattagtagtattagtagtgttagcagtagtttttatttgttgtattagtagtgttagcagtagttgtattagtcgtgttagcagtagttgtattagttgtattagtagtgttagcagtagttgtattagtggtgttagcAGTAgattttattagttgtattagtattgttagcagtagttttattagtagtgttagcagtagtttttattagttgtattagtagtgttagcagtagtttttattagttgtattagcagtgttagcagtagttgtattagtagtgttagcagtagatTTTAtttgttgtattagtagtgttagcagtagtttttattagttgtattagcagtgttagcagtagttgtattagtagtgttagcagtagatTTTAtttgttgtattagtagtgttagcagtagttgtattcgtagtgttagcagtagttgtattagttgtgtTAGTAGTGCTACCAGTAGTTGTATtcgtagtgttagcagtagttgtattagtagtgttagcagtagtttttagTCGTTGTATTAGTAGCGTTAGCAGTAGTTTTTAGTCGTTGTATTAGTAGCGTTAGCAGTAGTTTtcagtagttgtattagtcgtgttagcagtagtttttagtagttgtattagtagtgttagcagtagttgtattagtagtgttagcagtagttgtattagtagttgtattagtagtgttagcagtagttttattagttgtattagtagtgttagcagtagtagtattagtagtgttagcagtagtagtattagtagtgttagcagtagttgtattagtagtgttagcagtagttgtgttagtagtgttagcagtagttgtattagtagtgttagcagtagttgtattagtagtgttagcagtagttgtattagtagtgttagcagtagttgtattagtagtgttagcagtagtttttagTCGTTGTATTAGTAGCGTTAGCAGTAGTTTTTAGTCGTTGTATTAGTAGCGTTAGCAGTAGTTTtcagtagttgtattagtcgtgttagcagtagtttttagtagttgtattagtagtgttagcagtagttgtattagtagtgttagcagtagttgtattagtagttgtattagtagtgttagcagtagttttattagttgtattagtagtgttagcagtagtagtattagtagtgttagcagtagtagtattagtagtgttagcagtagttgtattagtagtgttagcagtagttgtgttagtagtgttagcagtagttgtattagtagtgttagcagtagttgtattagtagtgttagcagtagttgtattagtagtgttagcagtagttgtattagtagtgttagcagtagttgtattagtagtgttagcagtagttgtattagtagtgttagcagtagtttttagtagttgtattagtagtgttagcagtagttttcagtagttgtattagtagtgttagcagtagttgtattagttgtatgagtagtgttagcagtagtagtattagtagtgttagcagtagtttttattagttttattagtagtgttagcagtagttgtattagttgtatttGTAGTGTTaccagtagttgtattagtagtgttagcagtagtttttatttgttgtattagtagtgttagcagtagttgtatgagtagtgttagcagtagttgtattagtagtgttagcagtagtttttatttgttgtattagtagtgttagcagtagttgtattagtagtgttagcagtaaatgtattagtagtgttagcagtagattttattagttgtattagtagtgttagcggTAGTTTTATtactagtgttagcagtagtttttattagttgtattagtagtgttagcagtagtttttattagttgtattagcagtgttagcagtagttgtattagtagtattagcagtagtttttatttgttgtattagtagtgttagcagtagttgtattagtcgtgttagcagtagttgtattagttgtattagtagtgttagcagtagttgtattagtagtgttagcagtagattttattagttgtattagtagtgttagcagtagttttattagtagtgttagcagtagtttttattagttgtattagtagtgttagcagtagtttttattagttgtattagcagtgttagcagtagttgtattagtagggttagcagtagttgtagtagttcttattagttttattagtagtgttagcagtagttgtattagttgtattagtagtgttagcagtagttgtattagtagtgttagcagtagttgtagtagtttttattagttgtattagtagtgttagcagtagttgtattagttgtattagtagtgttagcagtagttgtattagtagtgttaccagtagttgtattagtattgttagcagtagttgtattagtagtgttagcagtagttgtattcgtagtgttagcagtagttgtattagttgtgtTAGTAGTGTTaccagtagttgtattagtagtgttagcagtagtttttagTCGTTGTATTAGTAGCGTTAGCAGTAGTTgaattagtagtgtta
This region includes:
- the si:ch211-203k16.3 gene encoding LOW QUALITY PROTEIN: angiopoietin-related protein 7 (The sequence of the model RefSeq protein was modified relative to this genomic sequence to represent the inferred CDS: deleted 1 base in 1 codon; substituted 1 base at 1 genomic stop codon), producing MVXGQGRETGQERERKLNLNLNLPVSRARQTTLSDQAWRSNQRRTMAFLPPHCTPLLGLWLALYVLLVREVHGEDPTSHQIGGGGGGSQCGDYSNQVMEDGMCRLVATLPQTEDQRCPDMFRCTDEVSYWLHENEERKQQILSLRETISELQEELRNHRHRVKVLELQSEEKTRINSSLEHRFHELETHYAEATTLVHLQGTLIYDLQAQIHNLSRLVESVRRNPGCMINIVGTSPQMSSEEALHPEVQHVRNCPIDCASIYYNGVRRSGLYTVVPSLGVMPVEVYCDMETEGGGWTMLQRRVDGSVTFDRSWREYKDGFGDMHSEFWLGNDHIHDLTSQGDYSLRIDLEDWSNKHKHALYQSFSVDGEDSQYCLHVSGFSGTTEDSFSWYHDKQGFSTPDTGNICAEISHGGWWYNQCFYANLNGVYYRGGRYSPKGKNPLGPDGIVWYSWKDSDYYSLRKVSMMIRPRTFRPRMSP